In Bythopirellula goksoeyrii, a single window of DNA contains:
- the rplT gene encoding 50S ribosomal protein L20 → MRTTKGSARNRAKNRLFKKTKGYRGGRNNLLRTAKETLIRAEAYAFRDRRVRKREFRKLWIIRINAAARERGLRYSELINGLNKAGIELDRKTLAEMAVHDAAAFDSVVEKAREALAG, encoded by the coding sequence ATGAGAACCACCAAGGGAAGTGCCCGCAATCGGGCCAAGAATCGACTTTTCAAGAAGACCAAGGGTTACCGCGGCGGACGCAACAATCTGCTGCGGACGGCCAAGGAAACTCTGATCCGCGCCGAGGCGTACGCCTTCCGCGATCGTCGGGTCCGCAAACGCGAGTTCCGCAAGCTGTGGATCATCCGCATCAATGCCGCCGCCCGTGAACGAGGTTTGCGCTATAGCGAGCTGATCAACGGCTTGAACAAGGCGGGGATCGAGTTGGATCGCAAGACACTCGCCGAGATGGCAGTTCACGATGCAGCTGCCTTTGACTCGGTTGTGGAAAAGGCTCGTGAAGCCTTGGCTGGCTAA
- the pheT gene encoding phenylalanine--tRNA ligase subunit beta, giving the protein MIISWNWLKDYADLSMSVDELTERLTLTGLNLEGVEEVGGDTAIDLEVTSNRPDCLGHIGVAREVAVLWDGELKIPGTKSQAKGAKVESLTSVTVECPELCSRYTARVIRGVKIGPSPDWLADRLRTVGIAVINNVVDISNYVMLECGQPLHAFDFAKLAGQKILVRQAKAGEKFVAINHQTYELNADTCVIADAEKAVALGGVMGGATSEVSDSTTDLLIEAADFSQLSVRNTARRLNLHSPSSYRFERGVDPEGIDWASRRCCDLILELAGGELAEGVIDVGAKAPQREQVKLRFDQLERILGIRIPDERVRQILTALGNEETHVCDHCVKVVPPSWRADLTREIDLVEEVARIHGYEEIPEDTGVKMVASTRSREDVVLDQVRDAMVALGFDEAMTISAVESGWIEVFQPWTTASPLATSTPVLRGADCLRQTLLPSLLAARRVNETLSNGVIELFEIAEVYLPQPSELPDQRRMLGLSSGGSFLELKGVIETLLDTIAPGSQLEAKPYESALFVAGRGAELILGVKKLGYLGEVSQQACDQFELRSASTAAEIDLSMLIDAAVQVRRAVDLSPFPPVGRDLNIVVDEQVPWSDVEKIVLSGCGELLESLAFQEEFRSKEKLGPGKKSLLFSIQLRSAQGTLTNEQADAIREKLVAEVAKQLGGQLRA; this is encoded by the coding sequence ATGATCATTTCCTGGAACTGGCTCAAAGATTACGCCGATCTCTCGATGTCCGTCGACGAGCTAACTGAGCGCCTTACGCTCACGGGGCTCAATCTGGAAGGCGTTGAAGAGGTTGGCGGTGATACGGCCATCGACTTGGAAGTGACGAGCAATCGGCCAGATTGCCTGGGGCACATTGGGGTCGCGCGTGAGGTGGCCGTGCTCTGGGATGGTGAGCTCAAGATTCCTGGCACGAAATCGCAAGCGAAGGGGGCGAAAGTTGAAAGCCTCACCAGCGTGACGGTGGAGTGCCCCGAGCTGTGCTCACGGTATACAGCGAGAGTAATCCGCGGGGTAAAAATTGGGCCGAGCCCTGACTGGCTGGCTGACCGACTACGCACGGTGGGAATTGCCGTCATCAACAATGTCGTCGATATCTCTAATTACGTGATGCTGGAGTGTGGACAGCCACTGCACGCGTTTGATTTCGCGAAGCTTGCGGGGCAGAAGATCCTCGTCCGCCAAGCAAAGGCCGGGGAGAAATTTGTCGCCATCAATCATCAGACGTACGAATTGAACGCGGACACTTGCGTGATTGCCGACGCCGAAAAGGCCGTCGCACTGGGTGGCGTGATGGGAGGCGCGACCAGCGAAGTCAGCGACTCGACGACTGATTTGTTGATCGAAGCTGCCGATTTCTCGCAGCTTTCGGTCCGCAACACGGCACGTCGGCTGAATCTGCATAGCCCCTCCTCTTACCGCTTTGAGCGGGGGGTGGATCCCGAGGGGATCGACTGGGCCAGTCGCCGCTGCTGCGATTTGATCCTGGAGCTTGCCGGTGGCGAACTGGCCGAGGGGGTGATCGACGTCGGAGCGAAGGCTCCTCAGCGCGAGCAGGTGAAGCTTCGTTTCGATCAACTTGAGCGAATTTTAGGAATCCGCATCCCCGACGAACGCGTACGGCAGATTCTCACCGCACTGGGCAACGAGGAGACCCACGTCTGTGACCATTGTGTGAAGGTAGTCCCCCCTAGCTGGCGGGCGGATCTCACCCGCGAGATCGATCTGGTCGAGGAAGTCGCTCGGATTCATGGCTATGAGGAAATCCCCGAAGACACGGGGGTGAAAATGGTCGCCTCAACCCGCAGTCGCGAGGATGTGGTTCTCGACCAGGTTCGTGACGCGATGGTGGCCCTCGGATTCGACGAGGCAATGACTATTAGTGCCGTCGAGAGTGGTTGGATCGAAGTTTTCCAACCCTGGACGACTGCCTCTCCACTTGCCACAAGCACCCCCGTCCTCCGCGGAGCCGATTGCCTGCGGCAGACATTGCTTCCCAGCTTGCTAGCGGCACGCAGAGTGAATGAAACGCTCTCTAATGGCGTGATTGAACTGTTTGAAATCGCGGAAGTGTATCTGCCTCAGCCAAGTGAATTACCCGATCAACGTCGGATGCTGGGGCTGTCGAGCGGCGGAAGTTTTCTGGAACTCAAGGGCGTGATCGAAACCCTGCTCGACACGATCGCACCAGGCAGCCAACTCGAAGCGAAGCCATACGAATCGGCGCTGTTTGTAGCTGGGCGTGGTGCGGAGCTGATTCTGGGAGTTAAGAAACTCGGATATCTGGGCGAAGTGAGCCAACAGGCCTGCGACCAGTTTGAACTCCGCAGCGCTAGTACCGCCGCCGAAATCGACTTGAGCATGCTGATCGACGCGGCTGTGCAGGTCCGAAGAGCAGTAGATTTATCGCCGTTTCCGCCAGTTGGCCGCGACTTGAACATCGTTGTTGACGAACAGGTTCCATGGTCAGACGTTGAGAAAATCGTCCTGTCAGGGTGCGGTGAGTTGTTGGAATCGCTTGCTTTCCAAGAAGAATTCCGCAGCAAGGAGAAGTTGGGGCCGGGCAAGAAGAGCCTGCTTTTTTCGATCCAACTCCGCTCGGCTCAAGGTACGCTAACCAACGAGCAAGCCGACGCGATACGCGAAAAGCTTGTGGCGGAAGTGGCTAAGCAACTCGGTGGGCAACTGCGGGCGTAG
- a CDS encoding AMP-dependent synthetase/ligase yields MTTPDGELTIPALLLATVVRVPSKHALGIIRDGQLTWRTWQEIATDVQRVADNLRLAGVKPGDRVTQFAPNSFEWILADLAILSLGAVHVPIHASLSDEQVAGQVVQSGANLLILGREEGMSNELGLTCLAHSELVEKSAHEILKSPIPLPPSSALATILFTSGTAGQPRGVMLSHGNLAANAIATTEAVGSPNDETRLCFLPLSHIYARTCDLYTWIYRGTRLVLAESRETILRDCQLVKPTVLNGVPYFYQKVAQQLHAAGIAKKSGVLQDALGGQIKRLFCGGAAIAPETESLFAEQGLPLLSGYGLTETSPVISATSLENYCAGSVGRPLPGVKVRIDEVGEILVHGPNVMLGYWRDEEATRAAIIDGWLRTGDLGEFDSEGNLRIIGRRKEIIVLSTGKNVSPTAVERRILGSPLVESVCVVGEGRKCLAALIVPNPTALREEIRRQGLWVWSRRRAVTHPQILKIYRAEIDRLLARLSREQQIGPFMILDRAFSQESGEITAKFSLRRKTIGTNFSREIASLYRHEK; encoded by the coding sequence GTGACGACACCCGACGGCGAACTTACGATTCCGGCCCTACTCTTGGCCACGGTCGTTAGAGTCCCTTCCAAGCACGCACTGGGAATAATCCGCGACGGCCAACTCACCTGGCGCACCTGGCAGGAAATCGCGACCGATGTGCAACGGGTTGCTGACAATCTGCGGCTTGCAGGTGTGAAACCTGGCGACCGGGTCACGCAGTTTGCACCCAACAGTTTTGAGTGGATTCTCGCCGATCTGGCGATTCTCTCGCTGGGCGCAGTGCATGTTCCAATCCATGCTTCGCTTTCCGACGAGCAAGTAGCGGGGCAAGTCGTTCAGAGTGGTGCGAATCTTTTGATACTGGGTCGCGAAGAGGGCATGTCGAACGAGTTGGGTTTGACGTGTCTCGCTCATTCGGAGTTGGTTGAAAAATCTGCTCATGAGATTCTAAAGTCCCCCATCCCCCTTCCGCCTTCCTCTGCTCTTGCCACGATTCTGTTTACCTCTGGTACGGCGGGCCAACCACGGGGAGTGATGTTGTCCCACGGCAATCTGGCTGCGAATGCCATCGCAACCACCGAGGCGGTAGGATCTCCAAATGATGAAACTCGGCTGTGCTTCCTCCCCTTGAGCCATATCTATGCCCGTACTTGTGATCTGTATACCTGGATATATCGCGGAACACGATTGGTGCTTGCCGAGAGTCGGGAGACAATTCTCCGAGATTGCCAACTCGTGAAGCCGACAGTTCTCAATGGTGTGCCGTACTTCTATCAGAAAGTTGCCCAGCAACTTCATGCTGCCGGTATCGCAAAGAAGTCTGGTGTCTTGCAGGACGCCTTGGGGGGACAAATCAAACGACTCTTCTGCGGAGGGGCTGCCATTGCACCGGAGACGGAAAGCCTGTTCGCTGAGCAAGGCTTGCCACTGCTTTCGGGATATGGTCTCACGGAGACCTCGCCTGTGATCTCTGCAACAAGTTTGGAAAACTATTGCGCCGGTAGCGTTGGGCGACCGTTGCCAGGGGTTAAGGTTCGCATCGACGAAGTCGGCGAAATCCTGGTGCACGGTCCGAATGTGATGTTGGGCTACTGGCGAGATGAAGAGGCGACTCGTGCTGCTATCATCGATGGCTGGCTCCGCACGGGTGACCTGGGGGAGTTCGACTCCGAGGGAAATCTGCGAATCATTGGCCGACGCAAAGAAATTATCGTCCTCTCGACCGGTAAGAATGTTTCGCCGACGGCAGTGGAGCGGAGAATTCTTGGCTCGCCTCTGGTGGAAAGCGTTTGCGTGGTGGGAGAAGGACGCAAATGCCTGGCGGCTCTCATTGTTCCGAACCCAACGGCGCTTCGTGAGGAGATTCGTCGGCAAGGCTTGTGGGTCTGGTCTCGGCGCCGAGCGGTGACTCATCCACAAATCTTGAAGATCTACCGAGCCGAGATTGACCGATTACTGGCTCGCCTGAGTCGAGAGCAACAGATTGGACCCTTCATGATTCTCGACCGCGCATTCTCACAGGAATCCGGTGAAATTACGGCCAAGTTCTCCCTACGTCGCAAGACGATCGGTACAAATTTCTCTCGTGAAATCGCATCGTTGTATCGACACGAAAAATGA
- the infC gene encoding translation initiation factor IF-3: MTIEKTQQRINEQIRTSPLRVIGPDGTQLGVITRDEALEQAQELGFDLVEVAPLDKPPVCRIMDYGKFKYQQKKRTSKGHVHHGKNKEIRLRPKIGDHDFMTKANHARQFLKARDKVICSVIFRGRENAHVEEGFKLVKRLITELEDVSKVEQAPGMQGRRIVLILAPK, encoded by the coding sequence ATTACAATCGAAAAAACACAGCAACGGATCAATGAACAGATCCGCACGTCGCCATTGCGGGTGATTGGCCCGGATGGAACTCAGCTAGGAGTCATCACTCGAGACGAAGCCTTAGAACAGGCACAAGAGTTGGGGTTTGACCTGGTCGAAGTCGCCCCGCTGGATAAGCCCCCCGTTTGTCGAATCATGGACTATGGGAAGTTTAAGTACCAGCAGAAGAAGCGGACGAGCAAAGGGCATGTTCACCACGGCAAGAACAAAGAAATCCGCCTGCGTCCCAAGATCGGCGATCATGATTTCATGACCAAGGCAAACCACGCGCGGCAGTTCCTCAAGGCCCGCGATAAGGTGATTTGCTCGGTCATCTTCCGGGGCCGCGAAAATGCCCACGTCGAAGAGGGCTTCAAGCTGGTCAAGCGACTGATCACGGAACTCGAAGACGTGTCCAAGGTAGAACAAGCCCCAGGGATGCAAGGTCGGCGGATTGTGTTGATTTTGGCGCCGAAGTAA
- a CDS encoding PEP-CTERM sorting domain-containing protein yields MKRSLLLSLCATAVVAMSVGQATAANVNLILNLRYTDPNNESAGGTWQLKAKTDDANGISAIVAVLDGISAPTLAANIGAIPIETKTSGTITEFVYGQDPAGTTVAVGVGSGLSNVAKDVLFSGAANAYDNMSLIATGSFGATRPSFATYPGAGTGGVTDAAVWADAGRTVAAAGPETIVLGGGDGVRGDSVATDGLRPGDANRDGTVNLSDFTILGSPANYNQPGGWDQGDFNSDGQVGLSDFTILGSPANYNTSAASPAIGAVPEPSSIALVMFSLASLVGVRRR; encoded by the coding sequence ATGAAGCGAAGCCTACTACTGTCTCTGTGTGCTACAGCCGTTGTAGCAATGTCCGTCGGCCAAGCTACGGCCGCCAACGTCAACCTTATTTTGAATCTGCGTTACACGGATCCAAACAATGAATCAGCCGGTGGTACTTGGCAGCTGAAAGCCAAAACGGACGATGCAAATGGTATCTCCGCAATCGTCGCCGTGCTCGATGGCATCAGCGCTCCCACCTTGGCTGCAAACATCGGTGCTATCCCTATTGAGACCAAGACTTCCGGTACGATTACCGAATTCGTCTACGGTCAAGATCCTGCTGGCACAACTGTCGCCGTTGGAGTTGGTTCTGGTCTCAGTAATGTCGCCAAGGACGTACTTTTCTCAGGTGCGGCCAATGCCTACGACAACATGTCCTTGATTGCCACTGGCAGCTTTGGCGCAACCCGACCTTCTTTCGCAACTTATCCTGGCGCTGGCACAGGTGGTGTGACTGACGCCGCCGTGTGGGCAGATGCCGGTCGTACCGTGGCCGCTGCTGGTCCTGAGACCATCGTTCTTGGTGGTGGTGACGGCGTTCGTGGCGATAGCGTTGCGACCGATGGTTTGCGTCCTGGTGATGCCAACCGTGATGGTACGGTCAACCTTTCCGATTTCACCATCCTTGGTAGCCCAGCTAACTACAACCAGCCTGGCGGATGGGACCAGGGCGACTTTAACTCAGATGGACAGGTTGGCCTTTCCGACTTCACGATTCTTGGCAGCCCTGCTAACTACAATACTTCGGCGGCATCACCTGCAATCGGTGCGGTCCCTGAGCCAAGCTCGATTGCGTTGGTCATGTTTTCCTTGGCTAGCCTGGTCGGCGTGCGTCGTCGCTAG
- the pheS gene encoding phenylalanine--tRNA ligase subunit alpha — MALADFLANLDALAAEAQAQFTAATDSAALEVARVAYLGAKAGKLRLAQKGLGKVDSGDKPAAGKRFNEVKTLLEAEFESAQERLTSGKSAVGEAFDVTLPGRRRRIGHLHPITQTIRSMKEIMGRLGFTAVEGPEIEDEWHNFEALNIPLVHPARDPLDNFYLESAQKLVAEATSPLLLRSQTSTVQIRVMEATPPPVRIISLGRVYRPDTADATHYPMFHQIEGLLVDRGVTMADLKSVLRLFCQSYFGGDDEVHIRFRPSFFPFTEPSVEVDMNWQGGWMEMGGAGMVDPNVLRAVGYDPEEVTGFAFGLGVERVCMRQHGITDIRALYQNDVRFLEQF, encoded by the coding sequence GTGGCCCTCGCCGATTTCCTCGCCAATCTGGATGCCCTGGCTGCTGAGGCCCAGGCTCAGTTCACCGCGGCTACCGATTCTGCTGCGCTAGAAGTAGCGCGGGTTGCTTACCTCGGGGCCAAGGCGGGCAAGCTTCGCTTAGCGCAAAAGGGCTTGGGCAAGGTAGATTCCGGCGATAAGCCTGCCGCTGGCAAGCGATTCAACGAGGTGAAGACCCTCTTGGAAGCTGAGTTCGAAAGTGCTCAGGAGCGTCTCACTTCTGGCAAATCTGCCGTTGGCGAGGCGTTTGACGTGACACTCCCCGGGCGAAGACGCCGAATTGGGCATCTCCACCCGATTACCCAAACCATCCGCTCGATGAAGGAGATCATGGGCCGGCTGGGGTTCACGGCGGTCGAAGGGCCGGAGATCGAGGACGAATGGCACAATTTTGAGGCACTCAATATTCCCCTGGTGCATCCGGCACGAGATCCGTTGGATAATTTTTACCTGGAGTCCGCTCAGAAACTGGTCGCTGAAGCGACCAGTCCGCTATTGCTGCGGAGTCAGACTAGTACGGTGCAGATTCGGGTGATGGAAGCAACGCCGCCGCCGGTGCGAATCATTTCTTTGGGACGCGTCTATCGTCCCGACACGGCAGATGCGACTCACTATCCGATGTTCCATCAGATCGAAGGTCTGCTCGTGGATCGCGGCGTGACGATGGCCGACCTCAAGAGCGTATTGCGACTGTTTTGTCAGAGTTATTTCGGCGGGGACGACGAAGTACACATCCGCTTCCGCCCATCGTTTTTTCCTTTTACCGAGCCGAGTGTCGAGGTCGACATGAACTGGCAGGGAGGCTGGATGGAAATGGGAGGGGCCGGGATGGTCGATCCCAACGTGCTGCGGGCTGTCGGCTACGATCCCGAGGAAGTGACAGGTTTTGCTTTCGGCCTGGGTGTCGAGCGGGTCTGCATGCGACAGCATGGGATCACTGACATTCGGGCGCTGTATCAGAACGACGTGCGTTTTCTGGAGCAATTCTGA
- the rpmI gene encoding 50S ribosomal protein L35 — translation MPKQKTHKGTKKRFRLTATGKVKHRKSGTSHLAARMSQKRKRNLRGTDTTATVNEKGIKRALAGNSY, via the coding sequence ATGCCCAAGCAGAAGACCCACAAAGGCACCAAGAAACGATTTCGCTTGACGGCCACGGGCAAGGTAAAGCACCGCAAGAGTGGCACGAGCCATTTGGCTGCGCGAATGAGCCAGAAGCGCAAACGCAACCTGCGGGGAACCGACACGACGGCCACCGTTAACGAAAAGGGAATCAAGCGTGCCCTGGCTGGCAACAGCTACTAG
- a CDS encoding coiled-coil domain-containing protein — MDSPQLGTNSAEDRSVKTADALRALREKIGPRLEADHRTATDVQSDIIGRIFQIAEEMADEKSTEAQKAAQYTGEKLTQLQDLLAEREDLVTQLQTQVDELRNDRSRLQDELREERASLSELRAEECGECSSFREKLRESESRTAEAEASTEQLKAEAEEAAKKIAELQSWQESAASQDEQATRLREELSDAEKRCEDLSNEVANLTAERDASCEELAAVRSKLEQQIFDSVASDSGLQAELDEANATITRLQEDLSGLEARLQEGASEEHEQLLEAQQELANLRQEHESLAEEHSNVQANISQLNDERESERESQAAELAEIKQQVEQSQAELEKLSAEHEELSTKLASVNEELAAKHAESTGDAAEREEELRSVKEQLSQLVDEKYELECAREELSRQLEEAVAKSEQSAGQLQEAQEQLSTLPDQHELAEELEQAQRKFELAQADTQKLKREIATLQEELARRPEASDQESPELVSLRVERDALATRVAELEQLPAQVGDEDSLQQLADLQRRFEMAVDDLREVKQEKAKLEEKLANASHGNAPAVDSGAMDWQSQKARMLAALESDGDDEDTTPERVEEKLSIQGTIEITDQIVAKKDQEIAELQQQLDNQVDAEPKDISAEICDQDEVIQAERARLEELQAEWRDKVRGAELEMSTQRATLARKEAELKELLAAAQEAAADVTLGNDGKPRRRWLSALGLGDEESKEQ, encoded by the coding sequence ATGGACTCACCACAACTTGGCACCAATTCTGCAGAAGACCGGTCAGTGAAGACTGCCGATGCGTTGCGTGCTCTGCGCGAGAAGATTGGTCCAAGACTGGAAGCGGATCACCGCACTGCTACGGATGTTCAATCCGACATCATCGGACGAATCTTTCAGATCGCCGAGGAGATGGCGGACGAAAAGTCGACCGAAGCCCAGAAGGCAGCCCAATACACGGGCGAGAAACTCACCCAACTGCAAGACCTCCTCGCCGAAAGGGAGGATCTCGTTACCCAATTGCAGACTCAGGTGGATGAACTCAGGAATGATCGCTCCCGACTGCAAGACGAACTCCGCGAGGAGCGGGCCTCGCTTTCAGAATTGCGAGCAGAAGAATGCGGCGAATGTTCCAGCTTCCGAGAGAAGCTACGCGAATCGGAAAGCCGAACAGCCGAAGCGGAGGCTTCGACGGAGCAACTCAAAGCCGAAGCTGAGGAGGCTGCCAAGAAAATCGCCGAACTGCAATCTTGGCAGGAATCCGCTGCGAGCCAAGATGAGCAGGCTACCCGGCTTCGTGAGGAATTGTCAGATGCTGAAAAGCGTTGTGAGGATCTCAGCAATGAGGTAGCAAACCTGACTGCCGAACGCGATGCTAGTTGTGAGGAACTTGCTGCGGTCCGTTCCAAATTAGAACAACAGATATTTGACTCAGTTGCGTCTGATTCGGGATTGCAGGCAGAATTGGACGAAGCCAATGCGACGATTACTCGCCTACAAGAAGACCTCTCGGGTTTAGAAGCTAGGCTTCAAGAAGGCGCGTCAGAGGAACACGAGCAATTGCTGGAAGCTCAACAAGAATTGGCCAACTTGAGGCAGGAACATGAGTCGTTGGCAGAAGAACACTCGAACGTACAGGCAAACATTTCTCAACTGAATGACGAGAGGGAATCTGAACGAGAAAGTCAGGCCGCCGAGCTCGCGGAGATCAAACAACAGGTCGAACAATCGCAAGCGGAACTTGAGAAACTCTCCGCCGAACACGAAGAGCTTTCCACAAAGCTCGCATCGGTCAATGAAGAACTGGCGGCAAAGCACGCTGAATCTACTGGCGATGCTGCCGAGCGGGAGGAAGAGCTTCGCTCGGTCAAGGAGCAACTTTCGCAACTTGTCGATGAAAAGTATGAGCTGGAATGCGCGCGTGAGGAACTAAGTCGCCAGCTAGAAGAAGCTGTCGCTAAGAGCGAACAATCGGCGGGTCAATTGCAGGAAGCTCAGGAACAGCTCAGCACCTTGCCAGATCAGCACGAATTGGCAGAAGAGTTAGAGCAAGCACAACGCAAGTTCGAACTTGCACAAGCAGATACGCAGAAGCTCAAGCGTGAGATAGCCACGCTCCAAGAGGAATTAGCGCGTCGTCCCGAGGCCAGCGATCAAGAATCTCCCGAGTTGGTTAGTCTGAGAGTGGAACGCGATGCATTGGCCACTAGAGTAGCGGAATTGGAACAGTTGCCTGCACAGGTAGGTGACGAAGATTCCCTGCAACAGTTGGCTGACTTGCAGCGGCGGTTCGAGATGGCTGTGGACGATCTGCGCGAAGTGAAGCAAGAAAAGGCCAAACTCGAAGAGAAGCTGGCAAACGCTTCTCATGGCAATGCCCCAGCTGTCGACAGTGGTGCCATGGACTGGCAGTCACAGAAAGCACGGATGTTGGCTGCCTTGGAGTCCGATGGAGACGACGAGGATACAACGCCTGAGCGTGTCGAAGAGAAGTTGAGCATCCAAGGCACGATCGAGATTACTGACCAAATTGTGGCCAAGAAAGACCAGGAGATTGCCGAATTGCAGCAGCAACTTGACAATCAGGTTGATGCGGAACCAAAAGACATAAGCGCAGAAATCTGCGATCAAGACGAAGTGATCCAAGCCGAACGGGCTCGCCTGGAAGAATTACAAGCCGAATGGCGAGACAAAGTTCGGGGGGCCGAACTGGAGATGTCGACCCAACGTGCCACATTGGCCCGCAAGGAAGCAGAGTTGAAGGAACTCCTTGCAGCGGCTCAAGAGGCTGCTGCTGACGTCACCCTTGGGAACGATGGCAAACCGCGTCGCCGCTGGCTCTCAGCGTTGGGCTTGGGAGACGAGGAGTCGAAGGAGCAATAG
- the thrS gene encoding threonine--tRNA ligase, with translation MLSVTLPDGSEREYTSRVTPYDIAAEIGAGLAKAAIAAEVDGAQIDLHTALPTEGSINLRLLTKRDPESLDILRHSCAHVMAQAVMRLHDGVQLAFGPCTNNGFYYDFQLKEPLSDEDFPAIEAEMKRIVKENLRFERMEVPRAEALALCQELGQEFKVEHIETGLSGEESLSFYRQGEFLDLCRGRHIPSTSHIGKAFKLTSLAGAYWKGDAARPQLQRLYATAFFDKQELEDYLQQLEEAKRRDHRVLGKQLELFTISPLVGSGLILWLPKGAIIRQTLEDFLKSELRQRGYEAVYTPNIGKVDLYEISGHFPYYSDSQFAPIEMEDGERYLLKPMNCPHHIMIYKSKPRSYRDLPVRLAEFGTVYRYEQSGELSGMTRVRGFTQDDAHIFCTDDQVADEVRGCLEMTLKVLKSLGMDNYRVRLGFRDPDSDKYVGKSEVWDRAEAAIQQVAEEMDLPGREPEPGEAAFYGPKIDFVVTDCIGREWQLGTVQLDYNLPSTDRFGLEYIGADNQPHMPVMIHRAPLGSMERFVGVLIEHFAGAFPLWLAPEQARILTVSEKSEEYGHEIEQKFKEAGFRMTGDYRGQKLGAKIREAQLELIPYMLVVGEKDAENGTVTLRDRIEGDLGAMPTGEALSKLRKEVAEKTVRQVAKASGAALVDRSKKNEY, from the coding sequence ATGCTTAGCGTAACCTTGCCGGATGGCTCAGAGCGTGAATACACCAGTCGCGTGACTCCCTACGATATTGCTGCGGAGATTGGCGCGGGACTTGCCAAGGCGGCGATTGCTGCGGAAGTGGATGGCGCGCAGATCGATCTCCACACAGCGCTGCCGACGGAAGGATCAATCAATCTGCGCTTGCTGACGAAGCGCGATCCCGAGTCGCTCGACATCCTGCGACACTCGTGTGCCCATGTGATGGCTCAAGCTGTGATGCGACTTCACGACGGTGTGCAGCTGGCATTTGGCCCCTGCACAAACAACGGTTTTTACTACGATTTCCAGCTAAAAGAGCCACTCTCGGATGAGGATTTTCCGGCGATTGAAGCAGAAATGAAGCGGATCGTAAAAGAGAATCTCCGCTTCGAGCGCATGGAGGTTCCCCGCGCCGAAGCACTCGCGCTCTGCCAGGAACTGGGCCAGGAGTTTAAGGTCGAACACATCGAGACGGGACTCTCTGGAGAGGAAAGTCTTTCGTTCTATCGCCAGGGGGAATTTCTCGATCTGTGTCGCGGCCGCCACATTCCTAGCACCAGCCACATCGGCAAGGCGTTCAAGCTAACGAGTCTGGCGGGCGCCTACTGGAAGGGGGACGCAGCGCGTCCCCAATTGCAAAGACTCTATGCAACGGCATTTTTCGACAAGCAGGAACTCGAAGATTACCTGCAGCAGTTGGAAGAGGCCAAGCGGCGCGATCACCGTGTGCTGGGCAAGCAGTTGGAGTTGTTTACAATCAGTCCGCTGGTGGGATCGGGGCTGATTCTCTGGCTGCCCAAAGGGGCGATCATTCGCCAGACACTGGAAGATTTTCTCAAGAGCGAACTCCGACAGCGCGGCTACGAAGCGGTCTACACTCCGAACATTGGCAAAGTCGACTTGTATGAGATATCGGGGCATTTCCCCTACTACAGCGATAGCCAATTCGCTCCGATTGAGATGGAGGATGGCGAGCGATATTTGCTCAAGCCGATGAACTGCCCGCATCACATCATGATCTACAAGAGCAAGCCACGGAGCTATCGCGACCTGCCGGTGAGACTGGCCGAGTTTGGCACGGTGTATCGCTATGAACAATCGGGCGAATTGAGTGGCATGACTCGTGTGCGAGGGTTCACTCAAGACGACGCCCATATTTTCTGCACCGATGATCAGGTAGCTGACGAGGTGCGTGGCTGCCTGGAAATGACTCTCAAAGTGCTTAAATCGCTAGGAATGGACAATTACCGGGTGCGGCTCGGGTTCCGCGATCCTGATAGCGACAAATACGTTGGCAAAAGCGAAGTCTGGGATCGGGCCGAGGCGGCGATCCAGCAGGTGGCCGAAGAAATGGACCTCCCGGGCCGTGAACCGGAGCCAGGCGAAGCGGCCTTTTATGGGCCGAAGATCGATTTTGTGGTGACCGACTGCATCGGCCGGGAGTGGCAATTGGGAACCGTGCAACTCGACTACAACCTACCGAGTACGGACCGATTTGGGCTGGAATACATCGGAGCCGACAATCAGCCCCACATGCCGGTGATGATCCATCGGGCACCGCTGGGGTCGATGGAGCGGTTTGTGGGGGTGTTGATCGAGCACTTTGCGGGAGCATTTCCGCTGTGGCTCGCGCCGGAGCAGGCCCGGATCCTGACCGTGAGCGAGAAGAGCGAGGAATATGGCCATGAAATCGAGCAGAAATTCAAGGAGGCTGGCTTCCGCATGACGGGCGACTACCGAGGTCAGAAGTTGGGAGCCAAGATTCGCGAAGCACAGCTGGAACTGATCCCCTACATGCTCGTGGTAGGCGAAAAAGACGCTGAAAACGGCACAGTGACGCTCCGCGACCGGATCGAAGGGGACCTGGGAGCCATGCCCACCGGCGAGGCCTTGTCCAAGCTACGAAAGGAAGTTGCCGAGAAAACGGTGCGTCAGGTAGCCAAAGCTAGCGGAGCCGCCTTGGTAGACCGGTCGAAGAAGAACGAGTATTAG